The Echinicola rosea genome has a segment encoding these proteins:
- a CDS encoding tyrosine-type recombinase/integrase, translating into MDPIIYHPHPKAGRIKFFIPFPMKAVREAVKDKQDSFYHPVQKLWSIRNTAENLHWLKGLLGNDVKVCEKNTKPALPHRELSSSLLDTLAIYEEKLLLKAYSGHTIRTYVSEFRQFLMFHEGKDLKTLDKASIASYMAGLIQHYGISGTKQNQTINAIKCYYEHVLGLPREYYDLQRPKKAKRLPNVLSQEEVKRLISFPKNLKHKAMLHTVYGGGLRAGELIKLRVRDIRSDEGYIFIKGAKGKKDRRTILSQKLLILLRSYYKEYKPSYWLFEGQEGGQYAVKSLQMVFRRAAEGAQVDPWATLHTLRHSFATHCLEQGINMRQVQVMLGHESAKTTQIYTHVIGISSKTIKSPLDNL; encoded by the coding sequence ATGGATCCTATTATCTATCATCCACACCCAAAAGCAGGAAGGATTAAGTTTTTTATTCCCTTTCCCATGAAGGCCGTAAGGGAGGCTGTCAAGGACAAGCAGGATAGTTTTTATCATCCCGTGCAGAAATTATGGAGTATCCGGAACACTGCCGAGAACCTCCATTGGCTCAAGGGGCTTTTGGGCAATGACGTGAAGGTATGCGAAAAGAACACCAAACCGGCTTTACCCCATCGTGAGCTGTCCTCATCTTTGCTTGATACCTTGGCCATATATGAAGAGAAACTACTGCTAAAGGCATATAGTGGCCATACTATACGCACGTATGTAAGTGAATTCAGGCAGTTTCTGATGTTTCATGAGGGAAAGGACCTGAAAACCCTTGATAAAGCATCGATAGCGTCCTATATGGCAGGTCTGATCCAGCACTACGGCATATCCGGCACCAAGCAGAACCAAACCATCAATGCCATAAAATGCTATTATGAGCATGTATTGGGGCTTCCAAGGGAATATTACGATCTTCAGCGGCCAAAAAAAGCAAAGCGGCTCCCAAATGTATTGAGTCAAGAAGAAGTGAAAAGACTCATCAGTTTTCCAAAAAACCTAAAACACAAAGCCATGCTTCACACCGTGTACGGTGGGGGATTAAGGGCAGGGGAGTTGATTAAGCTTAGAGTGAGGGACATTCGGTCAGATGAGGGGTATATCTTTATCAAAGGTGCCAAAGGAAAGAAAGATCGGCGGACCATTCTGTCACAAAAGTTACTTATACTACTCCGATCTTACTATAAGGAGTACAAACCATCCTATTGGCTATTTGAAGGTCAAGAAGGGGGGCAGTACGCTGTGAAGAGTCTTCAGATGGTCTTTCGACGGGCAGCAGAAGGAGCACAGGTGGATCCGTGGGCCACTTTACATACGCTTCGCCATAGTTTTGCCACCCACTGTTTGGAGCAAGGGATCAATATGCGGCAGGTTCAGGTAATGCTGGGACACGAAAGTGCCAAGACCACCCAAATATACACTCACGTAATAGGGATTTCGTCCAAAACGATCAAAAGTCCGCTTGATAATTTATAA
- a CDS encoding single-stranded DNA-binding protein, whose translation MNTLRNKVQLIGRLGAKADYKVLENNNAMARLSLATNEIYKNAKGERVEDTTWHQVVAWGKMAEIIHKYTDKGTEIAIEGKLINRTYTDSKGEKKYITEVQVKDVVLLGEKNAASNS comes from the coding sequence ATGAATACACTTAGAAACAAAGTACAGTTGATCGGAAGGTTAGGTGCCAAGGCGGACTATAAAGTCCTGGAAAACAACAATGCCATGGCACGCCTAAGCTTGGCCACCAATGAGATCTATAAAAATGCCAAAGGGGAACGAGTGGAAGACACCACTTGGCACCAGGTCGTTGCTTGGGGCAAAATGGCTGAAATCATTCACAAATACACAGACAAAGGCACCGAAATCGCCATTGAAGGCAAACTAATCAACAGGACTTATACCGATTCCAAAGGAGAGAAAAAGTACATCACTGAAGTACAGGTCAAGGACGTAGTCCTCTTGGGTGAAAAAAATGCTGCTTCAAATTCCTGA
- a CDS encoding carbonic anhydrase family protein, protein MKAHTAETQASVTPKKALEFLKEGNQRFVNNLKLNRHLLNQVNDTRDGQWPFAIVLSCIDSRTSAELIFDQGLGDIFSVRIAGNVANEDILGSMEYACKVAGSKLVVVLGHSKCGAVTGACSEVKMGNLTGLLEKVNPSIKKVSERLDKKHTDPAFVEEVSKQNVVDTMDGVLKNSDVLKELFEEGKIGLVGAYYDVETGEVSITKEMFK, encoded by the coding sequence ATGAAAGCACATACTGCGGAAACCCAAGCGTCAGTAACCCCCAAGAAAGCCTTGGAATTTTTGAAGGAAGGCAACCAGCGATTTGTAAACAACCTCAAGCTGAACAGGCACCTACTTAACCAAGTCAATGATACCCGCGATGGACAGTGGCCATTTGCTATCGTGCTGAGCTGTATAGACAGCAGGACCTCTGCGGAATTGATTTTTGATCAGGGCCTGGGTGATATTTTCAGTGTGAGAATCGCTGGAAATGTGGCCAACGAAGACATTCTGGGCAGCATGGAGTATGCCTGTAAAGTGGCCGGATCCAAGTTGGTCGTTGTCCTAGGCCATAGCAAATGCGGTGCAGTGACCGGAGCATGCTCAGAAGTGAAAATGGGCAATCTGACTGGACTTTTGGAAAAGGTCAATCCTTCCATCAAAAAGGTAAGTGAAAGGCTCGACAAGAAGCATACAGATCCTGCTTTTGTGGAGGAAGTTTCGAAGCAAAATGTGGTTGATACCATGGATGGGGTTTTGAAAAATAGCGATGTCTTGAAGGAGTTGTTTGAAGAGGGTAAGATCGGTTTGGTCGGAGCATACTATGATGTGGAGACAGGAGAAGTCAGCATTACCAAGGAAATGTTCAAGTAG